The Kocuria sp. TGY1127_2 genome includes a window with the following:
- a CDS encoding 3-hydroxyacyl-CoA dehydrogenase NAD-binding domain-containing protein: MSIVTIIGAGVIGQSWARLFSDAGWEVRVSDPRPDLEEALTGIRATAEPDLARALESADFVQENGPERIEVKKELFAAAAEHAAPNAVLASSSSSLLPSAMGEGNPAAERILVGHPFNPPQLMPLVEVVPSASTSEESIQRAIEVYRELGRQPVRLKREIRGFVGNRLQKAFNDEAAYLVQEDIIAPDELDTLVRNSLGLRWSTIGPFESRHLGGGPGGIRHLDAHVGAQMDFRTGHPDPTRKGELHEAVEDAYGVGDAAYVQLMERRDRRTRAVLDALTRCGDEEETR, translated from the coding sequence TTGTCAATTGTCACGATTATCGGGGCCGGGGTCATCGGTCAGTCCTGGGCGCGCTTATTCTCGGATGCCGGCTGGGAAGTGCGCGTATCCGATCCACGACCCGACCTGGAGGAGGCCCTGACCGGAATCCGCGCGACAGCTGAGCCGGATCTAGCCCGTGCCCTGGAGAGCGCTGACTTCGTTCAGGAGAATGGACCCGAACGGATCGAAGTTAAGAAGGAGCTCTTCGCGGCAGCCGCCGAGCACGCGGCCCCGAACGCGGTCCTCGCATCGTCCTCTTCTTCTCTCTTGCCCTCGGCCATGGGTGAGGGCAATCCGGCCGCCGAACGAATCCTTGTCGGCCATCCCTTCAATCCACCGCAGCTCATGCCCTTGGTCGAGGTCGTCCCTTCGGCGAGCACGTCTGAGGAATCGATCCAACGCGCTATAGAGGTATACCGCGAACTCGGGCGCCAACCCGTGCGTCTCAAAAGAGAAATTCGCGGTTTCGTTGGGAACCGGCTGCAGAAGGCCTTCAATGATGAGGCAGCCTATCTGGTCCAGGAAGACATCATCGCCCCCGACGAGCTGGACACCTTGGTCCGGAACTCGCTCGGGTTGCGGTGGTCGACCATCGGGCCGTTCGAATCCCGCCACCTCGGCGGAGGACCAGGAGGCATTCGACATCTGGACGCCCACGTCGGAGCACAGATGGATTTCCGCACCGGCCATCCGGACCCGACTCGCAAAGGCGAACTTCACGAAGCAGTCGAAGATGCCTACGGGGTCGGCGACGCTGCGTACGTTCAATTGATGGAAAGGCGGGACCGCCGGACCAGAGCGGTGCTCGACGCACTGACCAGGTGCGGTGACGAGGAGGAAACCCGATGA